One segment of Herbaspirillum hiltneri N3 DNA contains the following:
- a CDS encoding FimV/HubP family polar landmark protein produces the protein MPLHTDNKFPLSRLKKLSAAVSLAVILPMGAHAAGLGKLTVLSALGQPLRAEIELTSVSKEEEGSLVARLASADAFRKANIDFNPVLSSLRFSVEQRQGRQLIRISSAQALNEPFVDLLLELSGGGTRLVREYTFLLDPPDMRKPQAAQSAPAPTPAPATPATPPAAAPAVAKPAVAAVTPATKPAVATPAAPVAAAPAASPAPANNSDDEPVSSIVTRPAPSPLAEEIIRNGRSEQSGLTNAPVPAAVAAKTAPQAAANTEAKSEEAAPATAGKRGKGAAAKPEGKAGDKTYRVKEGDTLADIANRTRDNTVSLDQMLIALYRANPDAFIGDNINRLRAGRVLSLPDAATAGAVSKSEARTTVVAQAQDFNAYRNKLAGQVASGPARKANDARQSGGGKVTARVEEKSSTNEARDRLQLSKAGAGAKDRAAAEKAAAEDKIAADKAIAEANDRVKALEKNVSDLQRLLEIKNKTLAEMSEQQKAAAKPEAPAAAPAAAEVKPEAKPEEKPVEAAPAPEPAKPEAAPAPAVAPAAAKPKVAVVPGPVATASFFDRIQDNPFLLPGAGALVALLAAWGVVRVRNNKKKAAAAAASDPEQEDEPAESPKETPPAVEAAAAVAAATAATPEAEEPAPEPAAVVEEPAAAPVAEEPEVEGVDPIEEADMYISFGREEQAEDILQLALKSDPKRQAIRSKLLEIYAKRQDVDAFNDVAKELHAGTGGVGEEWEKAVALGIVLDPTNPLYGAVVEEEIVPEEAPAPVEPEPDQSLEFDLDDFKGAEIQPGTPPADIGSKIDFDLELDSGVKPEEEAAPKPAAPVLNDIDLDLPPPETPKPVDVLEDDESAFAAEMSTKLDLAAAYQEIGDKEGARELLEEVIRGGSDAQIERARDMLSKLS, from the coding sequence ATGCCTCTACACACTGATAACAAGTTTCCGCTGTCCCGCCTGAAAAAACTGAGCGCCGCCGTCTCTCTGGCAGTCATCTTGCCGATGGGAGCGCATGCAGCCGGGCTCGGCAAGCTGACCGTCCTGTCGGCGCTGGGCCAGCCGCTGCGCGCGGAAATCGAACTGACGTCAGTATCGAAAGAGGAAGAAGGTTCTCTGGTCGCGCGCCTGGCATCGGCCGACGCCTTCCGCAAAGCCAACATCGATTTCAACCCGGTATTGTCATCGCTGCGATTTTCGGTCGAACAACGCCAGGGCCGGCAACTGATCCGCATCAGTTCTGCGCAGGCGCTCAACGAGCCCTTCGTCGATTTGCTGCTGGAATTGAGCGGCGGTGGTACGCGCCTGGTGCGCGAGTACACCTTCCTGCTCGATCCGCCCGACATGCGCAAGCCGCAAGCGGCGCAGTCGGCGCCGGCGCCAACGCCAGCACCAGCGACACCAGCGACACCACCGGCAGCAGCGCCGGCTGTCGCCAAACCAGCGGTTGCCGCCGTCACGCCGGCTACAAAACCGGCAGTCGCCACTCCGGCAGCGCCTGTTGCAGCTGCACCTGCGGCATCGCCGGCGCCCGCCAACAACAGCGACGACGAGCCGGTCTCGAGCATCGTCACCAGGCCGGCGCCTTCGCCGCTGGCTGAAGAAATCATCCGCAACGGCCGCAGCGAACAGAGCGGCCTGACCAATGCACCGGTGCCAGCAGCCGTGGCTGCCAAGACCGCGCCTCAAGCTGCCGCCAACACCGAAGCCAAGTCCGAGGAAGCTGCTCCGGCGACTGCCGGCAAGCGCGGCAAGGGCGCTGCGGCCAAACCGGAAGGCAAGGCAGGCGACAAGACTTATCGCGTCAAGGAAGGCGACACGCTGGCGGACATCGCCAATCGCACCCGGGACAACACCGTGTCGCTGGATCAGATGCTGATCGCGTTGTATCGCGCCAATCCCGATGCCTTCATCGGCGACAACATCAATCGCCTGCGCGCGGGCCGCGTGCTGTCGCTGCCTGATGCCGCCACTGCCGGCGCCGTCAGCAAGAGCGAAGCGCGCACCACCGTGGTGGCGCAGGCGCAGGACTTCAATGCCTACCGCAACAAGCTGGCAGGCCAGGTTGCCAGCGGTCCGGCCCGCAAGGCCAACGACGCCAGGCAAAGCGGCGGCGGCAAAGTGACCGCGCGCGTGGAAGAAAAATCTTCCACCAACGAAGCCCGTGACCGTCTGCAATTGTCGAAGGCCGGTGCGGGAGCGAAAGACCGCGCCGCCGCTGAAAAAGCAGCAGCTGAAGACAAGATCGCCGCAGACAAGGCGATCGCCGAAGCCAACGACCGCGTCAAGGCGCTGGAGAAAAACGTCAGCGATCTGCAGAGGCTGCTGGAAATCAAGAACAAGACGCTGGCTGAAATGAGCGAGCAGCAAAAGGCTGCGGCCAAGCCGGAAGCTCCGGCTGCAGCGCCTGCTGCTGCGGAAGTGAAGCCGGAGGCCAAACCGGAAGAAAAGCCTGTCGAAGCTGCACCGGCGCCGGAGCCTGCCAAGCCTGAAGCGGCGCCTGCTCCTGCCGTTGCTCCAGCCGCAGCGAAACCCAAGGTCGCCGTGGTCCCGGGTCCGGTCGCGACAGCCAGTTTCTTTGATCGCATCCAGGACAATCCTTTCCTGTTGCCGGGCGCCGGCGCGCTGGTCGCCTTGCTGGCGGCGTGGGGCGTAGTGCGCGTGCGCAACAACAAGAAGAAGGCTGCGGCGGCCGCAGCAAGCGATCCCGAACAGGAGGATGAGCCGGCGGAGTCGCCCAAGGAAACTCCACCGGCAGTTGAAGCTGCAGCCGCAGTTGCAGCAGCTACCGCCGCTACGCCAGAAGCGGAAGAACCCGCGCCCGAACCGGCAGCCGTGGTTGAGGAACCTGCGGCGGCTCCGGTCGCTGAAGAACCCGAAGTCGAGGGCGTCGATCCGATCGAAGAAGCCGACATGTACATTTCCTTCGGCCGCGAAGAGCAGGCTGAAGACATCCTGCAACTGGCGCTGAAATCCGATCCGAAGCGCCAGGCGATCCGCAGCAAGCTGCTGGAAATCTATGCGAAGCGGCAGGACGTCGACGCCTTCAATGACGTCGCCAAGGAATTGCACGCCGGTACCGGCGGTGTCGGTGAGGAATGGGAAAAAGCCGTCGCCCTGGGCATCGTGCTGGATCCGACCAATCCGCTGTATGGTGCCGTTGTCGAGGAGGAGATCGTCCCCGAGGAAGCACCCGCGCCGGTCGAACCAGAGCCGGACCAAAGCCTTGAATTCGACCTGGACGATTTCAAGGGGGCTGAAATCCAGCCCGGTACGCCGCCGGCCGATATCGGCAGCAAGATCGATTTCGACCTCGAGCTCGACAGCGGCGTCAAGCCGGAGGAGGAAGCGGCGCCTAAACCGGCCGCTCCCGTACTCAACGACATCGATCTGGATTTGCCTCCGCCGGAAACACCGAAGCCGGTCGACGTGCTGGAAGACGATGAGTCCGCCTTCGCCGCCGAGATGTCGACCAAGCTCGACCTGGCTGCGGCGTATCAGGAAATCGGCGACAAGGAAGGTGCCCGCGAATTGCTCGAGGAAGTCATTCGCGGCGGCAGCGACGCCCAGATCGAGCGCGCGCGCGACATGCTCTCCAAACTGTCCTGA
- the truA gene encoding tRNA pseudouridine(38-40) synthase TruA: MIEPFLPADETPAAVQSRTLHRIVLGIQYDGNSWQGWQTQPHGLTVQDKLEAALRKFTLADIGTTCAGRTDSGVHALEQVVHFDTVIARETASWVRGVNAFLPPSIAVRWACEVPLEEGVGINAGEREDGFHARFSATARTYHYVLYNHPVRSPLLAGKAGWTFRPLDAGLMQQGADYLIGMHDFSSFRAVECQAKSPVRTMESLQVRRHGDMIVFTLKANAFLHHMVRNIVGSLIYVGNGRQQPQWIAEVLAQKDRGCAAPTFMPDGLYLAKVDYPSRWQLPQEARAWPWL; encoded by the coding sequence GTGATCGAACCATTCCTTCCCGCCGACGAAACTCCCGCTGCAGTGCAGTCACGTACCTTGCATCGCATCGTGCTCGGCATCCAGTACGACGGCAACTCCTGGCAGGGTTGGCAGACCCAGCCCCACGGGCTGACCGTGCAGGACAAGCTGGAAGCCGCACTCAGGAAATTCACGCTGGCCGACATCGGCACCACCTGCGCGGGTCGCACCGATTCCGGCGTGCATGCGCTGGAACAGGTGGTGCATTTCGACACTGTCATTGCGCGCGAAACAGCCTCATGGGTGCGCGGCGTGAACGCCTTCCTGCCGCCATCGATCGCCGTGCGCTGGGCCTGCGAAGTGCCGCTGGAAGAGGGCGTCGGCATCAATGCGGGGGAGCGCGAAGACGGTTTCCACGCTCGTTTCAGCGCCACAGCGCGCACCTATCACTATGTCTTGTACAACCACCCGGTGCGCTCCCCGCTGCTGGCGGGCAAGGCCGGATGGACGTTCCGCCCGCTCGACGCCGGCCTCATGCAGCAAGGCGCGGATTACCTGATCGGCATGCATGATTTTTCGAGTTTTCGCGCGGTTGAATGCCAGGCCAAGTCGCCGGTGCGCACGATGGAGTCGCTGCAGGTGCGCCGCCACGGCGACATGATCGTCTTCACGCTCAAGGCCAATGCCTTCCTGCATCACATGGTGCGCAATATCGTCGGTTCGCTGATTTATGTCGGCAACGGCAGGCAGCAACCGCAGTGGATCGCCGAGGTGCTGGCGCAAAAGGACCGCGGCTGCGCCGCGCCTACTTTCATGCCGGACGGCCTGTATCTGGCCAAAGTGGACTATCCTTCGCGCTGGCAGCTTCCGCAGGAAGCCCGCGCCTGGCCCTGGCTGTAG
- a CDS encoding phosphoribosylanthranilate isomerase → MMSRTRIKICGLTRAEDVAAAVAAGADAIGFVFYAKSPRYVTADAAAQLILAAPPFVSTVGLFVNAGVEEVAAVLQQAPLSLLQFHGDETPEQCAAIAAAVKRPFIRAARIGSSTTPADLIKYEQDYRSASPYFTGLLLDTLVEQYGGSGKVFDWSLIPEELAPRVVLSGGLSVQNATDAVQRVRPHAVDISSGVEQAKGIKDAAKIAAFISAVRQADNI, encoded by the coding sequence ATCATGTCCAGGACCAGAATCAAGATTTGCGGTTTGACCCGCGCTGAAGACGTTGCTGCCGCCGTTGCGGCCGGCGCCGATGCGATCGGCTTCGTGTTTTACGCCAAGAGCCCGCGCTACGTCACGGCCGATGCCGCTGCGCAACTGATCCTGGCGGCGCCGCCGTTCGTCTCGACCGTGGGCCTGTTCGTCAACGCCGGCGTGGAGGAGGTCGCGGCCGTCCTGCAGCAGGCGCCGTTGTCGCTGTTGCAATTCCATGGCGACGAAACGCCGGAACAGTGCGCCGCCATTGCCGCCGCGGTAAAACGGCCTTTCATTCGCGCCGCGCGCATCGGAAGCTCGACCACGCCTGCGGATTTGATAAAATACGAGCAGGATTATCGTTCCGCCAGTCCCTATTTCACGGGACTCTTGCTCGACACCCTGGTCGAGCAATACGGCGGCAGCGGAAAGGTTTTCGATTGGTCTCTCATTCCAGAAGAACTCGCGCCTCGGGTCGTTTTAAGTGGTGGCTTGAGCGTACAAAACGCGACTGACGCGGTGCAGCGCGTGCGCCCGCACGCCGTCGACATCAGCAGCGGTGTCGAACAAGCCAAAGGCATCAAGGATGCCGCCAAGATCGCCGCCTTCATCAGCGCGGTACGCCAGGCGGACAACATCTGA